Within Desulfurobacterium thermolithotrophum DSM 11699, the genomic segment CTTAACTTTTTTTCATTTTTAAGCTTAGATATATAGTTATCTATTTCCTTAATCCCTTCTTTAATTTCTTCCTGGTATTTTTTGAAATATTCAGTGGTTTCAATCTTATTTTTTTCTGCTTCATGAAGGAGTAGTTTTTGAACCATTAACTCTTTAGTGGCTGCAATTTTATCTGCAAGGGTAAAAAACCAATTACCTTTTCCTTTTTCTTTAATAATTTCAGCTTTGTAATGTTTATAGTAAGATTTAAATTCAGGAATCGTTATACAAATATTATCAACTTTGGTATATGCTACACAGTCTGATGAAGAATTTGTTGCATAGGTATTATGCAAACCAACAAAAAAGAATAGTATAAACATTGACAAAAATTTTTTAAGAGCATTCATCAAGTCATACCTCCAACAGAATTTAAAATTAAATATAGCAAAATCATAGCACATGAGCAAATTTTAATCAGTATAAAATAACAAAATAAAAAAATAAAGGGAGGAGAATCAAAAGACTCTCCTCCCTTTAAAGATTATTTCCTAATTATTAGTGAATGTGATGCTTCTTCTTGTACTTCTCTACCTTCTTCACGTGCTTCTTAATCCAGGATACGTACTTGCTTACGTAATCTGCTCCAAGTCTTGGCTCTACACTGCTTTCAAGCCACTCTACAAGCTCAAATGCTACTCTGTAAATTCCTTCCCACCAAATGTATCCTGGTGCATAGTGGAACATCGCTATCTCTGTTGGTCTAACTGCCATCGCTCCAATGTCTCTTACTATCTTCCTGTCAAGTGGTGTGTTAAGTCCCGCCTTCTCAAGGTCTCTCTCAACCTGGAACGCTACTCTTCTGAAGTAGTCAAGTACTCCCATTGTGAGGTCTCCACCTATGAAGCAGTTTGCTACCCACTGCTTGGTGTGACACTGGGTACACATCGCAAATGCTCTTTCTCTGTTCTTGATTCCATCTGTCGGATACTTAACGCTTGGTAGTCCTGGGTGTGGTCTTCCCGCTTTCCTTACAAATACTAACTTCCACATTCCAAGCTTCCACTTACAGATTGAAGCTGGGTTGTGGGTTGGAGCATATATCATTTTATCTCCTTGATATACTGCTCCCATGTGACATGTTCCACATGTCGGCGCAAAGTAGTCTTGACCAGCCTTTATTGCTGGGGCATCCATGTTCCATTCATCAAACTGAGATAAGAACATTGCTCCATGCATTGATTTTCCAAACATTTCGTAGTTTGGATGGTCTTCAGATTCGTGACATCTTCCACATGCTCCTATTCCTGCTCTTACTATCTTGAGTCTGAAGCTGTGGAATGGGTGACATGCTGCACAGTTTCCTATTGTTCCGTCTGGGTTGATAGTTCCTGCCCCTATCATTGGCCATGTACGTAGGTCAAATACTACCTTGTCTTTCGTCTTTTTCGCTATCTCTATCTTTGTTCCGTGACAGGAGTAACATCCCCAGTTCGCAAAGATCTTAATTACTGCTGATGCTTTTGGTCTTGGTGTCTTGAGGTTGTTTGGTACTCCAGCGTATGGCCAGCATGGGTCGTTTATTATATCGTCCCATGTAGATTCTCCGTTTGTTGTTTGGTGCGGTATTACTGTGTTCTTGTCCCATCCCATCATTTGCATTACGATTACTGCAAAGTTTCCACCAGACTTAGCTTCTGCTTTCTGGGAAATTAATCCAGAGTGTGCGTGAATTGAGTCCATGTATTCTTTTGCAACTTTTGGGTGACATACTCCACACTGCTTTGGTGTTACTAGTGTTGAAATTGTGAATCCGTAGTGGTCATATGCTGCTGGGTTAGATTCGTCTGTCTTGTGACATTCGTAACATCCTACTCCGTTGTAAAAGTGCTTTGATCTCTTCCAGTCGTTTACTACAAATGGTGTAGCCTTGCGGTGACAGTCAAGACACTGGGATGACTCTTTGGAGAGACCAGATGCTGAGTAGTTTGTGTAGTCGTACTTAGCAGCTGCATCGGTAGTATAAATACCAAGTGATAAAATACCTGCAGCTGCTATGGTGGCTAATTTCATTAGCCCTCTCATAGCTACCTCCTGTTCTGATTTTTGATTAATAGTATACTTCTCTAAAATTAGGGTTGTCAACATAAATTTTTATGATTTTTTCTTATAATTATTTTTTTTATTTTTATTACAGAATAAATCTTCTGTTATATAGGGTTTTTGCAGTAAATTTAAATTTCTTCTATAGTTTGCTTATAAATACACAATAAGTATAATAGAAAGGAACCGTTCTTTTTGGTTTTACTTTTTTAATTAAAAAATAGAGATGAAGTTTTTATAGGTCTTATTCAAGAGTTAAATAAGTTTTAGATTAAAGGATACAAAAGCTTGGAAAGAAAAGAAAGTTGAGGCGTAGCAAAAACTACGCCCCAAGGCTCATAGCAAACTTTGTAATGAAATAACCACCAAAAATTAACCATAAGAACAAAACAAAAGCAAGATATATAGGTTTTAACCCTACTCCCTTGAATTTATCCATACTTGTTTCCATTCCGAGTGCTGTCATTGCCATAGTAAGAGCAAAAGTATCAAGAGCATTGATATAAGAAACTACTTTTTCTGGTAAAAGATGTAGAGAATTAAATCCTGCAACTGCAATAAATCCTATTGCAAACCAAGGAATTGTTATCTTTGTTTTTTCATTACTTGCTAATGCTTTCCCAAGTTTTGGTAATAATAAGCTAAGGATTATTAAGAAAGGAGCTATTAGCATTACTCTAATCATTTTTACAATAATTGCATCTTTTGCTACCTCTGGTCCTATTGCATTTCCAGCAGCTACAACGTGTGCAACTTCATGAACAGTTGCACCAATGTATACTCCCATAGTTTCAGGATCAAAATGTACATATCCTGCTTTATAAAGGAAAGGATAAAGAAACATAGCTATTGTTCCAAAAAGAACAACTGTAGAAACTGCTATTGCACTCTTATGCGCTTCAGCTTTTACCACAGGTTCAGTTGCTAACACAGCTGCAGCTCCGCAAATAGAACTTCCAGCACTTGTTAAGATAGAAGTATCTCTATCAAGTTTAAAGATTTTAGTTCCCAGTAGATAGCCTATGAAAAACGTAGAGAAAACAATGGAAACACTTGCAACTATTCCAGGAATTCCTACTGCTGCTATACTTTGAAAAGTTATTCTAAATCCATAGAAAACAATTGCTGCTCTTAAGAGTGTTTTTGTTGAAAAAATAATGCCTGGAGTCCATGCTTCTGGAAGCTTATTTCTCAAAGTATTAGCGTAAAACATTCCAAGTACAATTCCTATAATTAAAGGACTTATACCAAGATGTGAAAAGAAAGGACATTGAGAAATGTACGTAGCTGCAATAGCGAATAGAGCAACAAACAGTATACCATTTAGCGTGTGAGCTCGATTTTCTTTACTAAAAGCCATTTTTTCCCTGCCTCCTGATTAAATTATGGATACCTAAATTTGAATAATCCAATTCTAAGCGTCAAGCTTCTTATTTTATCTTTCTTATAAAGACTTAAGAAAGATATATATTAAAGATTAAATAAGATGTAGTCAAAAGCAAGGAGTACCCTAAAAACTTGGAACTTAGCTTTTTTCTTACTCATGAAAACGAAACAAGAATTTCAATCTATCTTAACAGATAAACTATGATACCCTTTGAAAAGAATACACTGATACAATTTTCAAAAAACTAATATTCTATAAATTTAACTTTCAGCTTCATAATATCTACTGATTTTATTTTTCCACTATCTTAATTGATATAATTTTATTTAATGATTATCCATAGGGGTTGATATTAGACATGCCAAGACCTTCTTGGGATGAATATTTTATGTCTATAGCCGAAATGGTTTCTACTCGTTCTACGTGTATTAGAAGAAAAGTTGGTGCTGTTCTTGTAAAAGACAAAAGAATAATAGCAACCGGCTATAATGGTCCTCCATCTGGATTAAAACATCCTGAAGAAGTTGGATGTCTTAGAGAAAAGTTAAACATTCCTAGTGGAGAAAGACACGAACTTTGCAGGGGGCTTCACGCAGAGCAAAATGCCATAATTCAAGCAGCACTTCATGGAGTTTTTACAAAAGGAAGTATTCTCTACTGTACTCACTGTCCTTGTTCTCTTTGTACAAAAATGCTCATAAATGCAGGTGTAGTGAAAGTTATCTACAAGGAAGGATATCCTGATCAGCTGGCTAAGGAATTAGCAGCAGAAGCTAACTTACCGATGATTCAGTTTAAAAAAGAAGAAGACTAACGAGGAATTTTTACTTCTAATTCAAGTTCAACGTTGAATTTTTCTTTAACTCTTTCTTTTGCAATGGAAATAAGCTTCTTAAATTCTTCAAAACTTCCTTTTTCATTTATACAAAAGTTTGCGTGAATTTCAGAAAACTTTACTCCTCCAACTTTAAACCCTTTCATTCCTACAAGGTCTAAGAGTTTTCCTGCAGAATCTCCCAAAGGATTTTTAAAGGTCGAACCTGCAGTTTGTAGATAAAAAGGAGGTTGTTTAGAAAGTCGGAAAAATACAAACTTTTTTATTTTTTCTTTCACGTGATTATCTTTTTCTATTTTGAATTCTGTTTCTAAAACAACTCCCTTCTTTGGAAAGGGAGACTTTCTATAGGAAAAGCTTGAAAAATTTTTTAAAGTAGCAACTTCATAAGAATCTAAATCCAAGTAAACAACCTTTTCTAAAAAGTCCTTTATTTCTCTTCCAAATGCTCCTGCATTCTGAGCTACAAGTCCACCAACGGTTGCTCTTGGGATTCCTGCAAAGATTTCAAAAAGAGAAAAATTTTCTTTTATTTGTAGTTTTAGGACTTCAGAAAGAGAAACTCCTGCTCCTAAAATTATTGAGTTTCTTTTTATTTTGATTTTTTTAAACTTTCTAAGACTTACGATTTTGCTTTCTATTTTTTCTGGAAGAACCGTATTTGAACCACCACCAATTATGTAAACTTTTTCACTTTTTAAGATTGACTTAAGTTCTTCAAGATTTTCAGGAAAATAAACGGGATAGACAGAACCTATCCCGATAGTTGTTAAAACGTGTGCAGGAAGTTTTTTAACTTCCAAATTGTTCCTCTAATTCTTTTGCTGCTTTTACAAAGCTTTTAAAGAGAGGATGAGGATTTCTTGGCCTTGATTTAAATTCTGGATGAAATTGAACTGCAACAAACCAAGGATGATCGTTTATTTCTACAATTTCTACTAATCTTCCATCAGGAGATGTTCCGGCAATTACAAGACCGGCTTTCTCAAGAACTTCTCTAAATTTGTTATTAAATTCGTATCTATGTCTATGTCTTTCAGAAATTTCATTTTCTTTATAGGCTTCATAGCTTAAAGTTCCCTCCTTCAAAACACAAGGATAGGCTCCAAGACGCATTGTTCCGCCTTTTTCTTTTACTTTCTTTTGTTCTTCCATAAGATCTATAACAGGATAAGGAGTAGTTGAACTAAATTCTGAACTGTGAGCATCTTTAAGACCAGCAACATTTCTTGCAAATTCTATAACTGCACATTGCATTCCAAGACATATTCCAAAAAATGGAATTTTATTTTCTCTTGCAAACTTAATGGCCTTTATCTTTCCTTCAACGCCTCTTTCCCCAAATCCACCAGGCACTAAAACTCCTGAAACATCTGATAGAAATTCTTCGGGTTCTTTTTCGTCTAATTCTTCTGCGTTTACCCATTTTATTTCTACTTTTACATCATTTGCAGCACCAGCATGAACAAACGATTCTATTATGCTTTTGTAAGCATCAGGGAGCTCTATGTACTTTCCAACAACTGCTATTTTCACTGTACCTTTAGAAGGTTTTTTCATTTTCTGAACGATATTTTTCCAGTCATCCAAGTTTGACTTTTGAGAAGCAGAAAGCTGTAGTTTTTCTATTATCAATTCGTCAATTCTTTCTTTCTGAAGAACAAGAGGTACTTCGTAAATAGTTGACAAATCTTTAGCAGTTATAACTTCATGCTCTTTTAGATTTGCAAATAGAGCAATTTTCCTTTTTACACTTTGGGGAATAGAACGCTCTGCTCTGCACACAATTATGTCTGGTTGAATACCTATAGCTCTGAGCTCTTTAACAGAATGCTGAGTTGGTTTAGTTTTTAGCTCTCCTGCAGCTTTAACGTAAGGAACATAAGTAACATGAATGTATATTGCATTACTTTTTCCAACTTCCGCTCCAAGTTGTCTTATTGCTTCAAGAAAAGGTAACCCTTCTATATCTCCGACAGTTCCTCCGACCTCAACAATAACAACATCTACATCTGTAGACATTAATTGTTTAATTTTTTCTTTTATTAGATTTGTCACGTGAGGTATTACTTGAACTGTTCCTCCTAAAAATTCTCCTCTTCTCTCTTTTTGGATTATCTCCTGATAGATTTGGCCTGAAGTAATATTGTTGATTCTCTTCATGGTTGCTTTTGTAAACCTTTCATAATGACCAAGATCAAGGTCAGTCTCAGCACCGTCATCTGTAACGTAAACTTCTCCATGCTGATAAGGATTCATAGTTCCTGCATCAACGTTTAAGTAAGGATCAAGCTTTTGAATAGTTACTTTAAATCCTCTACTTTCTAAAAGAGTTCCGATAGAAGAAGCAGTAATTCCTTTTCCTATAGAAGAGAGAACTCCTCCTGTAACAAAAATTAGCTTTGAAGCCATTAGACCTCTCCTCTTTCCAATTTTTCAGCAGCTTTTTTCAAATCTTCTTCTGTATCTATTCCAAAAGACCCTTCTGAAACTACAGATACATAAATCTTTTTTCCGTTTTCTATAATTCTAAGCTGTTCTAATTTCTCTATTCTTTCCAAAAAACCCTCATTCCATGAGACAAACTTTTGTAAAGAATTTTTTGTATAGCCATAAATTCCTATATGTTTCAAGTAGTTACCTATTTGAATTCTACCATCGCGAGGATAAGGAATTACATTCCTTGAAAAATAGATTGCATGGTTATGTTTATCAACTACAACTTTAACATTGTTTGGATTTAGTATCTCTTCTTCATTGTTAAATCTTACCGCGATAGTTGCGTATTCTTCTCCTTTCTGGAGAGCTCCCACGATGGGTAAAACATGGTCTGCTTTCACAAAGGGTTCATCTCCCTGGACATTTACTATGTACTCAAACTCAAGATCTTTAACAGCTTCAAAAATTCTATCTGTACCACTTGGATGAGAAGGAGATGTCATTACAGCTTTAGCTCCAAATTTTTCAGCTATTTTCTTTACTCTTAAATCATCTGTTGCAACAAGAACGTTTTCTGTAATCTTAAGACATGACTCTACAACCCAAGCAATTAATGGCTTACCACAAAGAAGCCTTAAAGGTTTTTCAGGAAGTCTATTAGATTTTATTCTCGCAGGAATGGCAATAAGAAACTTCTTCACTATTCCTCCAAGGATCAGGGAAGAAAAACTTTTAAACAAGAACAGATTTAACTATTGATTCAAACATTCTGTATCCATCCACACTACCTAAGATTGCCTCAGAAGCTCTTTCAGGATGAGGCATCAATCCAAAAACATTTCCTCTTTTGTTACAGATACCAGCAATGTTATTAAGAGAGCCGTTTGGATTAAATTCTTCAGAAATAACTCCCTCTGGTGAGCAGTACCTTACGACTATTTGTCCATTTTCTTCTAATTCCTTTAGTGTTTCAGGAGTACAAGTATAGTTTCCTTCAGCGTGAGCTATAGGAATTCTTATAATTTCTCCTTTTTTATAAAGGTGGGTAAAAGGAATCTCGTTGTTTTCAACTTTTAAATAGACAAATTCACATATGAAGGATAACGTTTTATTGGGTAACATTGCTCCTGGCAAAAGACCTGCTTCTAATAGAATTTGAAATCCATTACAAATCCCCATTACAAGGCCACCTTTTTCTGCAAATTCACAGATAGCTTCTGTAACCGGAGAAAGTTTTGCCATCGCTCCAGCTCTTAAATAATCTCCATAAGAAAATCCCCCTGGAACAATAACACAATCAATACCAGCTAAACTTTGCTCTTTATGCCATAGATACTTCACATCATGACCAAGAACTTTTTCAATAACCCATCCGATGTCTCTATCACAGTTACTCCCAGGATAAACAGGTATTCCAAATTTCATCTTTTCACCTCTTCTACTTCATAAGTATACTCTTCTATTACTGGATTTACTAAAAACTTCTTTGCCATTTCCTCTATTTCCCTTTTTACTTCTTCAGGAGAATCAGCTTCAATGTTCATTGTAATGTATTTACCAACTTTAACGTTCTTTACTTTTTCGAATCCTAAACTATGAGCTGCCTTCTCTACTGCAATTCCCTGAGGGTCAAGAACTCCTTTTCTGTAAGTAATAAAAATTTTCACAAAGTAATTTGCCATTTTCCACTCCTTTATGCATAATCTTTGGGGAAATTTTAGCAAACGGAGATTGAAGTTTGGCTCGTAAGAAGTGTAAAAGTTGTAGATTTGTGAAACTTTACTTTGTTGTAATTTTTGTTTCTTCTATAGTTGTAAGATTCTTTAAAGATTATTCCGCTGTAGTTAGTTTTTTCTTAATGGTTGGTATTCCTATATTACTTTTAAGAAAAACTCCAGAAGAATTAGGTTACAAAAACTTCCTTAAAGGTTTAAAGTGGGGTATTGGAACGTCTTTATTAATTCTTCCTGTTTATGCTCTACTTTGTAGCAATTTTGGAGAAATTAATACTCATTTTAAAAGTTTTTTAAGCATTATTCTTTTTTACTTTACAGTTGCTGTGGCAGAAGAAACATTTTTTAGAGGATATCTTTACTCGGAAATAGAAAATGAACCTCTCTTTGGCCCTATTTCTAAAGCAAACTTTGTATCAAGTTTTCTTTTTGCCATAGCTCACGTTCTTATTTACTACAATCCAATCATGTTTAAAGTCTTCTTTCCTTCTCTCGTTATGGGATATATTTATGAAAGAAGTAAGTCCATTGGAGCTCCTATAATCTTCCATTGGCTTTCTGATATTATTTACCAGTTTGTTAGATGTTAAAAAAGACGTTTAGAAAAGAGTATCAAATGATAACAATGGAGGAACCGTGGATTATCTTTGGGAAGATACTATAGCAGCAATAGGAACTCCTATTGGAAAGGGTGCAATAGGAATAGTCAGAATTTCGGGAAAAGATTCTCTAAAAATTCTTAAAGAGATATTTAGAACCAAAGAGGGAAGTAAAAAAGAAAAATTTGAAAACCGAAAAATGCACTACGGTTTAGTAGTTGATAGATTCGAAGAACCAATAGATGAAGTTCTTGCGGTATACATGAGAGCTCCTAAAACTTTTACTGGAGAGGATATCGTAGAAATCCATAGCCATGGAGGTATAGTCGTTGTAAGAAAAATATTAAGAGAAGTACTATCAAAGGGAGCAAGACTTGCAGAGCCTGGCGAATTTTCAATGAGAGCTTTTATAAATGGAAAAATAGATCTTGTTCAAGCTGAAGCAATAAACGAGCTTATTAATGCTACAAGTGAAGTTGGTGCAAAATTGGCACTTAAACAGCTTGAAGGTGCTCTTTCAAATAAAATAAAAGAATTAAGAGATAAACTTCTTGAAGTTAAAGCTTATATAGAAGCTGCAGTTGATTTTCCAGATGAAGAAATAGAAATATTTGAGACTGGACACATTAGAGAAAAAATACTTGAAATAGTAGAAAAAATAGAAAAATTGGTTTCAACTTATAAAGATGGAAAAGTTTTAAAAGAAGGAATAAAAGTAGCTATTGTTGGAAGACCCAATGTTGGGAAATCATCGCTTCTTAATGCTATCTTAAAGGAAGAAAGAGCTATTGTTACAGAGATTCCAGGAACAACACGAGATATTATCGAAGAAACGGTTACCTTAAAAGGAATTCCACTGAGGTTAATAGATACTGCCGGAATAAGAGAAGCTATAGATAAAGTAGAGCAAATAGGAATAGAAAGAACTATGAAAAGTTTAGAAGAAGCTGACGTAATTCTTTTTGTTATAGATGGTTCTATTGGTTTTACAGAAGAAGACAGAAAAATATCTAAAGTTCTTAAGAAAAAAGAAAATGTAATCCTCGTTATCAACAAAAAAGACCTTGGACTTAAACTTTCCTGCAGAGAATCTATAGATTGGAAAGAATGTGTTGAGCTTAGTGCAAAGAGTACAGAAGGAATAGACGAGCTTGGAGAAAAAATAGTAAATCTTGTTCTTTTAGAACCTGAAACCATTTTAAAGGGAGAAGAACCACTATTAACAAACGAAAGGCACAGGGAACTTCTTGAATCTGCAAAAAAATCTTTGTTAAAAGTGATAGATAGTCTTGACACAGGATTTGAATCTCCAGAGTTTATTTCAATGGATATAGATGAAGCTCTTTATTCACTTGGTAAAATTGTTGGGCAAGTTACAACTGAAGATATGCTTGATATAATTTTTTCAAAATTTTGTATAGGAAAGTAAAAGTTGAAAGACTCGAAACTACAGGTTATTGTAATTGACAGTGATGTAGAAAAACCAAAAAGATACAGAATTTCAAAAAAGAAAATCAAAGTTTTAGCTATTGCTTCCTTATTCTTTACTACAGTTCTTTTGATATATACAAGTATTCTTACTTACAAATCGTATAGTTATTACAGCAAGACAGAGAAAGAAATTAAAGAGTTAAAAGAGGAACTTGCCCAGTATAAAAGTGAAAATGGACAACTGAAAGTACAGTTAGCTAAGCTCAAAGACGAAAAAGAAAAAACTATAGAAGAATTAGCAAAGAGAATAGAAATTATAGATTCGATTATGAAGAAAGTAGGTATAAATGTTCTATCAACAAATAAAGAAGGTGAAGGTGGTCTTGCAATACCGATAGAAAAACTTCTTACCACTAATGAAAATATTGATTTATCTCCAGTCATTCCAGATCTTGACTACATAATCCAAAACCTGAAAACAACTCCACTAGGTTACCCTACAGTAGGAAGAATAACTTCTGGATTTGGACTACGGAGAAATCCAATTACGGGAAGGATAGAATTCCATCTTGGTGTTGATATTGCCAATACTTGGGGGACTCCTGTAAGAGCTTCAGCAGATGGTAAAGTTATAAAAGCAGGTTGGTGCGGACTTATGGGTAAATGCATTGTTATAAAACATAATAAAGATTTTTCCACTTACTACGGTCATTTAGCGAAAATTTTTGTTAAAAAAGGAGAATATGTAGAAAAAGGGCAAATTATAGGAATAACAGGAAATAGCGGTAGAAGTACAGGCCCTCATCTTCACTATACAATTAAGTACAAAAATAAAATAGTCAATCCCATTGCTTATATGGAGGTTTCCCCATGATAGGAAAAAAGAAAGAAAGTAACGATTTAACGGAAATTAAAAGCATTTTAGCTGAAGGGTTAAAAATAGAAGGAAATGTCTGTGCAGAAGGAAAAATAAGGATTGATGGAGAGATTGTTGGGGATATAAAAGGTAATTACGTAATCCTTGGAGAAACTGCAAAAGTAAAAGGAAACATATTTGCAGAATCTATAATTATCATGGGAAATGTTGAAGGTAATATAAACTCTCATGAAGTAGAAATAAAAGCGTATGGA encodes:
- a CDS encoding M23 family metallopeptidase; its protein translation is MKDSKLQVIVIDSDVEKPKRYRISKKKIKVLAIASLFFTTVLLIYTSILTYKSYSYYSKTEKEIKELKEELAQYKSENGQLKVQLAKLKDEKEKTIEELAKRIEIIDSIMKKVGINVLSTNKEGEGGLAIPIEKLLTTNENIDLSPVIPDLDYIIQNLKTTPLGYPTVGRITSGFGLRRNPITGRIEFHLGVDIANTWGTPVRASADGKVIKAGWCGLMGKCIVIKHNKDFSTYYGHLAKIFVKKGEYVEKGQIIGITGNSGRSTGPHLHYTIKYKNKIVNPIAYMEVSP
- a CDS encoding bactofilin family protein, with protein sequence MIGKKKESNDLTEIKSILAEGLKIEGNVCAEGKIRIDGEIVGDIKGNYVILGETAKVKGNIFAESIIIMGNVEGNINSHEVEIKAYGRVEGDINTQKLSIEPGASINGVVKSGNFYEKSELNSSTEITE